From the genome of Nicotiana tabacum cultivar K326 chromosome 2, ASM71507v2, whole genome shotgun sequence:
tcactCTTTTTTTAAACACATATTTTCGTCACACTTGTCCAAAAAAACACAAATGGGTTCTGGACTCCCGATTtttagggttttgggggttcTGGTTCGCGTCTGGTGGAGGAAGGGGATGACACGCTTTTTTATATAGTATATCGCCTTATATATGCGCGTTATACCCTCCCGTCCATTTTAAGTTCACATATAGCGCAGTGAATAActgcgctatatataaaatgatcaatttatttttaacTATTTGTGTCTTTTGAGTCCAAATGAACCATACTTTGATTCCGGAGTCCTTACCAGAGGGGACGGTGCAACATTTTGTTGGGAAAAGCAACAAATGATATCTGCCATGCATTGTAGCAAAGGCCAATAAAAAATCTGGCTTCATACTTTTGTTACAAAATTACCTTGTAACTCTAATTTTCACGATCAGTGATTGGATGAATAAAATTCCTTCACCATTAATTAGATCAGTAATTGGATGGATAAAATCTCTTCATCGTCAATTAGGAATTTCGGTTTAAACCCTAGGAATGAAAAAGAATTGGTAGGGGGCACTTCCCCTTTAGCAGACTTTAAGCACATAAATCCAAATTAGTTGGGCCACAATGCAGGTACAAGGCATCAGGTTGGGAAACCCAAGAGAACGTTTAAGTTTCATTTTGTGAACTTTACCTTCTTATATGTGACAATTTCCTGTCCAACTATAGCTATCTAATATTAACACCAAAATATTTGAGCATATTACTTTCAATTTGGTTCTAACCTGCAGTATTTTAGTACAACATAAGAAAGACTCGATCATGTGGCAGAAATTTGAGAACCAAATTTTTGTACTTTCTTACCTCAATCTTCGATATTCATATACAACAGAGTTACATCTTTCCAGTACATTTTACTCCTACTTTTAAGCAATTACCCTCTTTACTTTTACATGCCTGAGTATGCAATAATTTTAGGAGAAAATGAAACAACAGAATACTTTTCCCTTATATTGATAGTCGAATACATCTTCGAATTACTCTTAGAAAAGCGTTGTCGGATACATTTAAGACTTACTcattaaaaatttaaaagaagCAGAACTCAGTTGAATGAAAATCTAAGTGTTGCAATTCGCAACCTGTATGTACCATCAAGTGCTCGTACTGGAAAAGTTACTAACTCATCGCCAAACTACAAAAACACTCTCATAACGTTGCAGGTCCTAAATCGCATCCTCCAGCATCAGATCCTAACCATCAATGTACAGGGACATCTGTAGTTTGATTtacagaaaagagaagaaaagttcTTTTGAGTTCAAAGTGTAGTCAAGTTGAACCAGCAATGTTACTCATCATCACTTCGAACTCGACCAAACAATGCAATTTCCTCCTCAGTTCTCTTCTGAGCAGCCCTCTTCTGCTCCCTTTTAGTTTCTCTAGCAGCAGAATCAATTTCAACGTTCTCCATTACTTTACGGAAACCGGGAACTGTCCTCTCCATCTTGTTGTACACTTGGACACTGAGGTCGTGGAATATCTCAAACAATCTCTGCATGTCAAATGCAGAAACTATCAATATGTTAAATTTTTTATCAAACCAATTTGAAGATCAATCTAGCATCTTAATAAAGGGGCTTGCACCATAAAACAACCTGTGTGAAATAGACATAAAGCTTTCCTAAAGGTACATCACGGATGTCTAGTTCTAATCTAAAAGTAGGAGATCACAGTCACACAAATCCTCTATGACATAAATCACCAAAGAGTAGTAATACACAGGCACAAACTTGTAAAAACACATACCACAAGTTCACGAAAAGTCAAAGATAAATTCAGCAACCAACATGAGAAGAAAGAAGCTCTGTTCTTAATAGGTACAAAGCACGTACCATGACATCCTTGTTCCAGTCAGCAATATATGGAGGGCCCGTTGTGTATGAACCAAGAGGCTCGCGGTACCATTCACCACCATATGTTATTTGATCCATGGCTTGTTCAACACTTAGAACCTCCCATGGCCTCAATCCAGGAATAACCTTCTCCAATTCTTTCCTGTTTCACGTAGATCACCAGCTAAGTTATCAGATATGAATCAACCCCACTCAAATCTTTCGTTAAAAGATTCTAGAAGTTGATGCACCGAGACTCATTAAGTTATAATAGTGAAATATAGAACAGAAATCCATAATGTTTCTGATATGCATATATCAATGACAAAGTAACGAATGCAAGATCTAATGATCTAAATTCTAACATACCTATTGACCAACTTAGTAATTACATATGCATCAACCCAGAGCAACGGCTCTGCGAAAGGAACCCAAATGTTGTGTGTGAATGTCTAAGTATGGTTCAACCCAGTGCAACACTTTCCATGAAATGATAGACGTGATGGCATTGTGGACCACAAACTGAAATCTACATTATATCTGACAGTGCCTTACAATAAGTGAAATCATCCGAAACTACAAGGGCGGTCTGAATAAATACACCTTTTACAGCTAAAACCATCATGAACAATCCCCCACCTTCTACCCTGCTTCAACAAATTCACAATTTCATGTATTTTCTCTACAAAAAAATAATCATAATTTCATGTGGGGTTCAGCACtcgtttctttcttttttattttattatttttggttaACTTACAGAATTACAGACCACTCTACACCACAAGTAACATTTTGACCAAGCACAGCACAAGTAAACGTTCTCAAAATTCCTTAGTTATAACTTCTAATAAGATCACAAATGTTGCAAAATGAAATGACTCTGCATACCTAAGATCCTTTGGAATGTATTTGTTTGGCATGTGGTCAGCCTCCAAAATTGATGTCAGCTCTGAGCCACTAGCCCAAAGAAACAAGGCATGACTCGGAGTCCTTACACCAGACCATACACCATCATTTGCTTCTAAAACAGCCAAATCACGCCTTTTACTCTCATAAGCTTCTTCTTGCATCTGCTTATATGTCTTCGGCTCATGTCCTTTGAGAGGAACCCAAGGAGGTATACCTTTCTGTAGTTTGTGAAGgaaagcagtagcagcagcaccTAATCTAACTGCACTTCAGCCAAATAAATGCCAGGATTTATCATATGGCAACATGGGCCTCAACCGCCACAAACTGAGAGAAAATAGACCAAATTCTACAACTACAGAACAAGCACAAAGGTAACCTAGCATGTGATATAAACAACTGAagatgaagacctcataattttACGATGCTTGCTGGGAGTAATATATGATTTACTGGATGACCATATGCTTCAGAATGCCAGGGATATTAGAAGACCTCTATTTTCTGAttaaatttaagtttgaaaaaacAACTAATGTGCAGACTAATCTTGACAAGTTGTGCATTGCTTGCAAAGACAAACCTTCCCAAGTGGCAATTGCTTTTTCCAGACCATAAACCATTCCAATGGGAGCCCATTCATCCATATCCTCACCCCAAATGAAAGTATGCTTATCAATGATTCCAGCACCCCAAGCAGTCTTAAGTTGTATCAATTCCATTGGTCCCCTTGAACGACCTAATCGATCCCTGTAAAACCACCCACCGCTCCTCATAATAACTGAGTTCAAGCATTATGACAACAGTCAGCcattgaaaaataagaatgaaacAAAACCAATAAAACATCCGATAGAATCTAGTTGAAACACCACAATAGCACCAGATTACTTTTAAAACACCACAAAGCATCAGATAACTAAAGAGCCAGCTATTTAGCTTCAAATCAAACATTACCATATATCATGATACAATCATAGAATATAGTTTAGAGAAAAACAAATACACATATCAATTTGGTAAAATTGGAATTGAAACTAGAATTAAAGTGGCATTCAACTCTAACAGCTGCATTAGTGAATTGTCAAGGCAAGGATACAAACTATGATGTGTTGGAAGGAAAATGATGACGACAGCATACTGATTAATCACCAAATTCATGTAACACTCTGGCTGTAAATATTTTGTATGATGTGTCGCAAGGAAACCAATCATGCCAGCATAGTGATGATGCACTAAGTACATGTCATCAGCTCTTAGGTTTTAGTTTCACTTCGTCAACCAGTAcgaatttgaataaaaaaatTTTGCAACAGTTTCTTACActcagaacaagtgtgagaatGTGTCTTTTAATCATTGCAAGATCTTCTTCCAGAAGGGATTTAGCACTTATGCTCCATCCCCTCTCAGATTTGAGAGATCTCTGACCACATTGATACACATTAAATTCCCTTTAAAAACAAGAATGCTTGATAAGCTAACAAGTGAACTCCTTGTTTTTGTCATCAGTTGCAAATGAAAGTCAAAGAAAATTGTTTCTTCAGATGCCTATTGTCTGAAGAAATCAAAAGCAGACAACAATATACACTACTCAAAAATTGCAAGCATCAACGGAAGCAGAATGGCCATCAAGAAAAGCAGTACCAGCAGCTAAATTCaagattgaaattttttttttaaaaaaaaaaaaaaaaaaaaggctccAACAACCTAGACTCTTACTGATTGTCCTACTAATTCATAATTTATGGAGCCAGAATCCTAAGCAGTTCAAGGTGTACGGGAGAAGTGAGCACAATATTTACTAGTAACAGAAAGAATAAGAAAATCTCGAGCATATCAACTCTATATAATGAATATAAGCAAACTTACAATCATAATATCGCTTTTCAAGCTTTTTGTATCCAATAGCCTGTGCAGCATCAATGGGCTTCCCAGGTGGGTATGGGCGTTGACGAAATCCCCAAAGCCCAAAAAAGAATTGCCTTGCAAAATCCCAAAACTTATCATTCGATTCCTTCTTTGTCTTAATCGCTTTTCTGGGCATTGGCCTCCCATCCAATCCAATCACATTTGGCACTGCCTTCacataaatcaaagaaaacttcacTCAGTTGGGGAATTTTTGAAACAGACGGAACATACACAGTCAACAAGTTCCGTGTATTATCCAACAATCACACTCATGATCATCTTAAAAACTACTGTGGTTAAAACTTAAACTTTTACACACTTATGACTTATTAAGAGAGACATTTTTTAAAACTTATCATAGAAAGGAACTTCATTGCTACATAAGTTATCTTTAGAGACAAGAAAAGGCTGTCACTTGTAAAGCTAAATTGCAAATAGGCAACTCACAAACTATACCATGTCCCATTTTATGTTACACTATTTGAACGAGGTTCAACATGTTAATTTGGCATTTGTATCATATTAGTAGTGCTGAAAGAAATATTAAAGGTAGCTTCTTAAAAACTGATTTCATAAACAAAATATCACATCAAACTTCAAATTTGAACTATTAAATGAATTTAAACTTTTGAAATTCATAAAAGTGGTTAAAAATTCCTAGTAATGAAATTGTGTCCATCAAATTAAGTTTCATGTCCTACTTTACTGATTTCTTCCTTACTACCTTattaccaaaaaacaaaaaaacaaaaaacaaaaaaagtttTCTTCCTTACTACTGATAGACAAGTTCCCCAACTAAATATCCTAAGCTAGATGGCATCTGAATCCTGAGCAAATTCTGGTCTGCTATATGAATAATGCATCTTCAATATCTATTTCTGGACGTGTTTCATTTCAATACTTTAATAATTGGATTCTCTAACACTACGAATTCTGGACATTTTCTACAATCTCTAAATAGACTAAAAAAGATTCATAACATACATAAAAAAAACCTTGCTATTTTGCTACTAAACAATAAAAAGAAGTTTTTTCCCAATACCTGCCACAATTTCTTATCTTCACTTCTAAAAGGAGCAGAATTCTCTTTCAGCTCAAGCTCGTTAAGCTTATCAGCAATCTCTTCAGCTTGGGCCAAGAACTGGACCACTGGGCTTTCCTTAAACTCAGCCCACCATTTGTCATTCTCCTCAATCTCTTCCTGAGTCGGGTTCTCCTTCTTCTCGAAAATCGGGTCCTCGTTCAAAATCTTCTCCACTTTGGGTGCGTGCCTTAAGTCTGGTCGGGTTTCGCATTCCCAGTAGAACTGGTCCAGCATTCTCCGGTAATGACCCGGTTGTTCTGGAGCTGTTTTTTGGGGTTTTCTTGAAAATGGGTTTGAAATGGCTGCAAAAGGTGGGGAATTTTGCTGGGTTTTAAGGGAATTAAAATGGGTTAAAAGATTAATCGGTTGAAATGGTGTTGATGGTTTGTTGAACCAGTTGTTATTGAACGGGTTGAAATTTACTGACCCCATGAATAAAATGGAAATTTTTTAAGTTTAGGGTGTGGGGTTTTTGGATTAGAAATTACGTAGAGTAAAACAGATGTTTGAAAATGGCGGACAAAACCGTGACCTTGAGCGACTGGGAAGATGAGGAAGACAAGGAGTGGACGGCAATGTCTTGGGCTGCGTGGTAAGTCCATGAGTTTGTAAAGCCCAATAATTGATTAAAATCTTTATACAAATAGCTAGCCAAATTcactatttacttttttttttcgatatatatagatttatatattaattatatataattatacacatatcattcatgcattatatatattatatattcgcCGACTATTTCTAGTTTAAGCAATTGGATGAACggctatttaaataatttttctaGTTGATTCGTTAAAAAAGATGGCCCAATAAGATTATTGTTGACAAGAATTATGATGGATGGAACTTTTTAAAACCACCTTTTATATTTTGATCTtgctaaaaagaatttaaaaatagGTCCATGCAAAATTTTGAAGTACCAGAAATTCTGACGGTTTTGAAAATTCTAGCAACGTACTTTAAAATTCTAGCACCATACTTTAAAAATTTAGAAGctttcttcaaaattttgactacaaacaacaacaacaactacccagtgggatttcacaagtggggtctggggagggtaatgtgtacgcagaccttacccctatcctggagggcagagaggctatttccgaaagaccctcgactcGAGAGTAAGAATAGGAACAAGTAAATAATAACAACAAGGCCAGAAAAATGATATCAACAATGTAAGGACCagagaaaaaataaatgaaagaaagcagtagCAATAGCAATAGCAGAAGCAATAGCCATAAGCAGTAACACGACAGGGTACTAGAAAACCGAAGCGGAAGATAGTACTAAAACAACCCTAATACTGGTATTCTAAGAATCGAAGACAATGTACTAGTCAGCTAGCCTTAATAAACCTGGAACGGTCTATTAcccttctaccctaatctttgacCTCCATACCctcctgtcaagggccatgtcctcggtaagctgaagtcgcgccatgtcttgcctgatcacctctccccagtacttcttaggtttccctctacctcttctcctACCTGCTAGCGCCAGCCattcacacctcctcactggggcatctaggcttctccttctcacatgcccgaaccatctaagcctcgcttcacGCATCTTATTTTTCATGGGGCCTCGCCCACTTTCTCCCGAATATcctcattcctaatcttgtccaacctagtgtgcccgcacatccatcacAGTATCCTAATTTCGGCTACGTTCATCTTCTAAAtatgagagttcttgactggccagcaTTGTGCCCCATACAGCATAGCCGGTCTAACCCTCGCCTTGTAGAACTGACCCTTAAATTTTGGTGACACATTCTTTTCACACAGGACGCTGGATgctagcctccatttcatccatccgtccatatacgatgtgtgacatcctcgttaATCTCTCCGTCCCCTTGAATAACTTACCCGAAATACTTGAAACTTCCTTTCTTGAGAATGACTTGTGAATCAAGCGTCACGTCTGCTTCAAAATTTTGACTGCATGCTTCAAATTGTGGCAAATTTTGACAGCTTATTTTAAAAGCCTGGCCGTGTGCTTTAAAATTCTCGCTCGAGGCTATTTTCTCTGAACTTTTTTTGACAGGGTTAAATTGTAAATAATGACCCTAAATAATCCTACGTACTTGTGCAAATCGCCCGATTTCTGAAGTTGATAAATGAGATGAAGCAACAACGCTCTGGATTGCTTTCCTCCCTTAGACTTAAATTTATGTGACAATATTTCTTTAGtccatttaaaaataatataattgtttaaatactttaatttaaactttatattttatctttaataagaaatttttataatcacaaaaatattataacacATGTTTAAgatcaaaaatttcaaaaattttataatcacacaaatgttATGACATGTTTAAAATCATAAGTTTCAATTTTTttactttcttccttttttttaatttttaatttattttcttccttaatctctATGTCTATACAACTTTGTCACATGATTTGGAACAAAGAGTAAGTTATTACGAGGCACTAGGGTAATAGTAGagcataaattacatgaatattcAAAAAAATCCGAAAGTATCACACTTAGAAATTGAATATGTATATCTCTTATgttaaggagattcaaaattatTTATGTATGCATACATAAAATTACATATACAATatatttttatctgatttttgcAGTATAATTTTTCCGTCAATAAAGTGCGTGGAGATCATGGCTCAAGTTCcaacaaagacaaaaaaaatacaatttctaTACCAGAGCCAGGTTGAACAAGGCCGAAGATAGATTTAGGTGGGTTCAAATAAAGCTGCAACCAATTTGACGATAATGAAGGCTTTTATCCCCCCtaaaaaaatattgtccacaaTACCCTATGTGTGGAGACAaactttcaagtttcaaccatATTTTCAACATTCATGCTGCTGCAACTCTAAAAATAAAACTCATTTTTAACCCATGCTTGCGGGGCCCAGTGCCAGTTTTACTCATGCTTCTTTCTAACGCATGAGCTTCTTAACCAATATCAGTTTTAACTCATGTTTATTGTTAATCTGTGGACTCCTTTTAACCCATTCTTAGGCTTCTTTCAACCAATACCAAGATTTTTCAACATATACCTGTTTTTGATCATGACAAGCAACAATTATGAAGATTGTGCATGTGAACAAGGTGGATCAAGTATTACCAGAAAATTAAGTCCAAGGGGAGAATGTTAGGGTATTACCCTGAACTTCTAACCTATTGAAACTCTTTTTcttgaaataagaaaaaaagactGCTAAAAGGAATAAATCTTCTTCGTATGTTTATCCTTTTCTTGCAGGAGAAATTTTAtacttctataaattgaagatcccATCTGACAACAATAATGAGACAACCTTCACAATATAGTCTTTTAGAGAGTTTTGTTTAGGGGAGACTATtctatcaaaaaaatattttctctttttattttagtGATGAATCATATGTTGGTTGATTGACCAAACCATAATGAATTATTATGCCTAGTTTAGCATATTTCTTTTACGCCTGATTTTTCGCAATCAAAGTTCTCTTTGTTAGTTTTTTCACGGTGTCTTGTTATTTCGATCCCAATAGTTAGGTTGCTAGATTTATCGAACATGTTTTGTTTGAAACAAGAGATGACTAATATGAATAGCATTCTGTCGAACTCTATAAACTCTTAGGCATTCTATGAGAAGTGAATCTCATAAGTTAATCTGTAGGTATACAATAGCTTTGTTTTAAGTTAAGTTTATTGAACATCACCCGAAAAAAATTATGTTCTATATCactttggaaaaaaaaataaaaataaaaataaacaaataaatacataaaaataaaaaaagagaaaaataattaagaaatgACAACCTTGGTTCAATTCAAGTAGTGAGAAAGGAAATTAATTGTTGACGTTCTTGAAAGGTTCAACAGCTAACAATTAACAGGcttttaattaaacaaagaagatAAGGTTTAATATTGATTTGCTACCTTCTGAATAAGGAATAGTTGAACTGGAGTTTGTTCATAACTAATGTGATAGTCCACTAAGGGATAAGAAACTTTGATGCTTGTGGATTTTGGGTTTATCAACAAAACACAACAAAATGTCAAAAACTCCTATGTAGTTAATCAATTTCTTGTATTGCTTATGCCACATTCAGACGTCACCCATATTGAGCTGTTGCAGTAAATGCCAGAGGTAACGACATTATCTAGTACACATTTACACTTAGGTTACTTATAGTAGTTGTCTATAAATGAACATGGACTAAAAGTAATCTAGAAAGTAAGATAGGTAAAAAGTCGGAGTATGATATTCCCATTTGTGGAATATGATATTCccatttgtgatgaatttttggTAACTGTGATGATGGAAGTTGTACAAGGTAATGTGATGTATATAACATTTCAATGAGTGATAGAAAAATTGGGACGAAAAGATTAACTAGCCTAAGAAAAATTGGGACGAAAAGATTAACTAGCCTAATATTGGGAAGAAGAACAAGGCAAGAACAAAATAAGTATTAACTAGCCTAAATAAAAGATGAGTCAATAAACAGAAAAGGGAGAATAATTAGGAAAGGATCCATAATAAATCTCAATAGTAAGTAACCTTTAATACATTGATCCAAAAATCACGGGATTATTTAGTGGATTAGTAGATGTTGGTCATTGGATTAAAGATTGAATATAGGAGGTATAATATAAAAGGTATTTTTTTTACACTAGATAAAttgaataaatttttattttcaactTTAACCTTCACTTTTTTAAAGGATTTTGAGAGAAGAGCTTTAAGAAGGATACCTTTGTCATTTAGTGTTTTACCATGAGTTTGTTATCCTATTATAATTGAGATATAAATATTTTCGGAACGGCTGTTCTAAATAAAAAATTCAATCAAAGGCGGGATAAAATATATCCTAGGATTGTTATTCCTTATTCCGTGAACCAAATGACCCCATTGTATTAAATTTCTTTATATTGTTATTAAATTAACTTAAGTCTATGAAATAAGTCTTATAGCCTGAGTTTTTCGCCTTATGATCGAGATTAAATTGTTAAATGAGAAATGTCCACATTGGTTATTCCTTATTCTCTCCTTAATAATTATCCCTTCCATAGCAATGCCTACAAATTGTCTACACTCCAGTGGGAAACATTTATTTTGTTGCAAGACCTTGAAGCTAAGCGTCCAACAAATATTCAAGTGGTTGCCTGCCACTTTAACTGCCACAATAGCAGGCCATTAACTTCTATAGCATTAATACACAAGGATTTAAGTTGAGATTAACCTATATACAGTGATAGTATAAAAAAAACTTTTAGTTACTATTTTTATTAGGTTACCGGTTAATATTTATAGAGATTGACATATAATTATCTCATAAGTAGCATGattgttaaatattttttatattgtcAATATATAAAACACAAACTCTATGCACAAATACATATATCATCATCAGAAATATGCAAGTCAAACTAAGCTACTAAACCaagccaattcaagccaaaccaAATCAAGCCAAGCCAAATTCAAGCGAAGAAGCGAAGCCAAACAAAGCCAAGTTAAATCAAGCTAAACTAAGCCAAATAGATATTATATTGTAATTAGTTTTTAAATGGGTAGGAAATAGTAATTATTTTAAGATCAATGGATATCTTGCATGTAACGATCCAGCCGGTCGTTTGGAGTGTTATAGCCCTGTTCCCCAATTTACTGCCTATTATATGCTCAATTTTTgatatgtgacttgccggggtagttggctTGGTTCCGGagatgtttcggaatgagttgggacacttagtcccaaggttggaagtttaagttgaaaaggttgaccggatattgacttgtgtgtgaacgactccggaataaagttttgatggttccgatagctccgtagggtgattttgccttaggagtatgtccggatagtggcttggaggtccgtagttgattttggcttgaattggcgaaagttgaaaaaattgaaatttggagagttgagaggtttgaccgagagttgactttgtagttATCGGGCTCGAattttgatttcggaagttggaataggtctgttgtatcatttatgacttgtgtgcaaaatttgaggtcaaccgggattaatttgataggtttcgacatcgattgtagaagttagaattcattagttttcattaggcttgaattggggtgcgattcatgtttttaaagttgtttgatataatttgaggcctcgactaagttcgtatcgtgttttagaacttgtttatatatttggttgaggtcccgggggtctcagGTGGATtttagatggttaacggattgaaatgGGACTTTAAAGATTGCTGAAGCCTGCTGGTGTGGTGTgttttggtttccttctatgcgatcatgTGGATATGTCCGTGATCGCGAAGGGTCTTGGAGGACTGTTAAatttttcctcttcgcgttcgcatagtgatGGGCGCGATCGCACAGGTTGAGAatcttgtgcttcgcgaacgcgtacaGTGAATCGCGTTCGCGTGCAAGGAAGTGAGGCAGCGGGTTCACGCGAGgctgttctttgcgatcgcgtgaaTATGGcagcgatcgcgtaggtctgtgcAATTATGTATTGCATTCGCGCGTGGGATGCCGCATTCGCGTACTGTAATTTGGCCAGCCTGTgaatttgtgcttcgcaatcgcaaAGAGTTTTCTGCAATCGTGAAGAAGGGCATCTGGGCagacttaaatatttcaaaaataagggTTAGAGTAAAATttcacaatttgattttgggagctcggattgaggcgattcttagAGTGTttttcaagggagtgattggggtaagtgattctaactcgggtttgattaaattacatgaatatatcattatttttatcatttaattagtattttgggttgaaaattttgagaaaaatggaGAAAGTTCTTATGTCgaatttttggggatttgagcgaCATTTTGGTGTCGGAATCGAGCAATTTTGatatagttggactcgtggttgaatgagtattcgaattttataacttttgtcagattccgagacgtgggctcgaggtTGAGTTTTTGAGttaactttttgacttttgattaagaacttagcattttcatatggaattgattcatatagcttgtattgattgtatCGAGTTATTTGTGGCTACATGCGAGGCTTTTAGAGGCCGATTCGTGAGGTAAGGGCTTGCTAGCGGAGTGATTCAtttttgcttgaggtaagtatggTATTTAAACTCAGTTGAGGTACGAATTACCTGAATTGTTGTGATAACCACGTGTTATTAGGTGCGCACATGCGTGGGg
Proteins encoded in this window:
- the LOC107822773 gene encoding protein TIC 56, chloroplastic, whose protein sequence is MGSVNFNPFNNNWFNKPSTPFQPINLLTHFNSLKTQQNSPPFAAISNPFSRKPQKTAPEQPGHYRRMLDQFYWECETRPDLRHAPKVEKILNEDPIFEKKENPTQEEIEENDKWWAEFKESPVVQFLAQAEEIADKLNELELKENSAPFRSEDKKLWQAVPNVIGLDGRPMPRKAIKTKKESNDKFWDFARQFFFGLWGFRQRPYPPGKPIDAAQAIGYKKLEKRYYDFIMRSGGWFYRDRLGRSRGPMELIQLKTAWGAGIIDKHTFIWGEDMDEWAPIGMVYGLEKAIATWEVRLGAAATAFLHKLQKGIPPWVPLKGHEPKTYKQMQEEAYESKRRDLAVLEANDGVWSGVRTPSHALFLWASGSELTSILEADHMPNKYIPKDLRKELEKVIPGLRPWEVLSVEQAMDQITYGGEWYREPLGSYTTGPPYIADWNKDVMRLFEIFHDLSVQVYNKMERTVPGFRKVMENVEIDSAARETKREQKRAAQKRTEEEIALFGRVRSDDE